In the genome of Proteiniborus ethanoligenes, one region contains:
- a CDS encoding LemA family protein, translated as MLPTFITIIVIVAVIVLWTISTQRKLAVLDEHIGNAMSQIGVQLSVCFDVIMALLDLTKEYAKLESETLIETIKSRKNVITAKTTPDEVMRQEEIIFNALGRIAMVTEQYPELKANQTYIKTMDAVQTFENMVRTSRLIYNNSVSKMNREIRMFPVSMIARMLGFRQRDYIVELH; from the coding sequence ACAATCTCTACACAACGCAAACTGGCTGTGCTAGATGAGCATATCGGCAATGCCATGAGTCAGATCGGAGTGCAGCTATCAGTATGTTTTGACGTCATCATGGCTCTTTTGGATTTAACAAAAGAATATGCCAAGCTTGAGAGCGAAACACTGATTGAAACCATCAAATCAAGAAAAAACGTCATTACGGCAAAAACCACACCGGATGAAGTAATGCGTCAGGAAGAGATTATTTTCAATGCGCTGGGCAGGATTGCCATGGTAACGGAGCAATACCCGGAGTTAAAAGCAAATCAGACCTATATCAAAACCATGGACGCAGTACAGACCTTTGAAAACATGGTGCGCACCAGCCGTCTGATTTATAACAATAGTGTTTCAAAGATGAACCGTGAAATTCGAATGTTCCCAGTGTCTATGATTGCCAGGATGTTAGGCTTTCGGCAAAGAGATTATATTGTGGAGTTGCACTGA